A window of the Brassica napus cultivar Da-Ae chromosome C5, Da-Ae, whole genome shotgun sequence genome harbors these coding sequences:
- the LOC106383980 gene encoding uncharacterized protein LOC106383980, with translation MTKLDKPMFRCEVCNANITNVGPKFKLHLVVKDDTDTCNLMLLGSVANSIIGHTAEALWDGSYAEIEDPEILPEPILSLVGKSFCFGLSFGSENVTNGSGTFMVLEVCSADKALSIDTNSDAVSEIGTSSSTMSSGDVSLLD, from the exons ATGACAAAACTTGACAAACCAATGTTCCGCTGTGAAGTTTGTAATGCTAATATCACTAATGTTGGACCCAA GTTCAAGCTTCATCTTGTGGTGAAAGATGACACAGACACATGTAATTTAATGTTACTAGGCTCTGTTGCAAATTCCATCATTGGCCATACAGCTGAAGCCCTATGGGATGGCTCATATGCAGAA ATTGAAGATCCAGAGATACTACCAGAACCAATCCTTAGTTTGGTGGGAAAGTCTTTCTGTTTTGGGCTGTCTTTTGGCTCCGAAAATGTCACCAATGGATCAGGCACCTTCATGGTTTTAGAGGTTTGTTCTGCAGATAAAGCTCTAAGTATTGATACCAATTCTGATGCAGTGAGTGAGATTGGAACATCTTCATCTACCATGTCATCTGGTGATGTAAGTTTATTAGATTAA